The following are encoded in a window of Corythoichthys intestinalis isolate RoL2023-P3 chromosome 8, ASM3026506v1, whole genome shotgun sequence genomic DNA:
- the zgc:175214 gene encoding RING finger protein 122, whose protein sequence is MQPFQWCNGCLCGLNSPSSEHDCSMTSDMYHLPLNVYVIVLGIGLFVFMLSLIFCCYLFRLKQQGTREQFSYNEVVLKGASKKLSLLGQTCAVCLEEFRTRDELGVCPCSHAFHKKCLLKWLEIRSVCPMCNKPILRLHTDAPQGAEGPMEPEEV, encoded by the exons ATGCAACCATTCCAATGGTGTAACG GATGCCTGTGCGGTTTGAATTCTCCAAgctctgaacacgactgcagcaTGACGTCTGACATgtatcacctgccactcaatgtGTACGTCATTGTGCTGGGCATTGGCCTTTTCGTCTTTATGCTCAGTCTCATCTTCTGCTGCTACCTTTTCAG GTTGAAACAACAAGGAACTAGGGAGCAGTTCAGCTACAATGAG GTGGTGCTGAAGGGAGCAAGCAAGAAACTCAGCCTGCTTGGA CAAACCTGTGCAGTGTGTTTGGAAGAATTCAGGACCAGAGATGAACTGGGAGTGTGCCCGTGCTCACATGCATTTCACAAGAA GTGCTTGTTGAAGTGGCTGGAGATCCGCAGCGTGTGCCCAATGTGCAACAAACCCATCTTGCGGCTCCACACAGATGCCCCGCAGGGTGCCGAGGGTCCCATGGAGCCAGAGGAGGTGTGA
- the LOC130920641 gene encoding calcium homeostasis modulator protein 1: protein MDKLRMMFQFLQSNQESFMNGICGIMALASAQMYSAFEFSCPCIPEYNYSYGIGLLIIPPIWFFLLGFVLNNNVSVLAEEWRRPTGKRTKDPSILRYMFCSITQRSLIAPAVWVSVTLMDGKSFLCAFSINLDIDKFGNYSLIKGMSETEKMKLLAKIPCKDLFEHQDIRVAASRYIKCISQACGWMFLLMMTFTAFLIRAIRPCFTQAAFLKTKYWSHYIDIERKMFDETCKEHAKTFAKVCIYQYFESISGEMHNLHHHSSKDGSDYEDDDKRKNDEDKLLGIRVQDDMNKALWNWHTCKPALELRKEQVNGENKDILHEEANGAVNGFQNGHTHKVQKKEWAVYYSKV from the exons ATGGATAAATTGCGTATGATGTTCCAGTTCCTTCAATCCAATCAGGAATCATTTATGAATGGGATCTGTGGTATCATGGCCCTTGCTAGTGCACAGATGTACTCTGCCTTTGAATTCAGCTGCCCCTGTATTCCAGAATATAACTACAGCTACGGGATCGGGCTGTTGATCATCCCGCCCATTTGGTTTTTCCTATTAGGATTTGTATTGAACAATAATGTATCCGTACTAGCAGAAGAGTGGAGAAGACCCACGGGAAAGAGGACGAAGGATCCATCAATCCTTCGCTACATGTTCTGTTCTATTACACAAAGATCTTTGATAGCACCCGCAGTTTGGGTGTCAGTGACTCTCATGGATGGCAAGAGCTTTCTCTGCGCTTTTAGCATCAATTTGGATATTGACAAGTTTGGGAATTATAGTCTCATCAAGGGGATGTCTGAGACGGAGAAGATGAAACTGTTGGCAAAGATTCCATGTAAAGACTTGTTCGAGCATCAAGATATAAGAGTAGCGGCATCCCGGTACATCAAGTGTATATCACAG GCTTGTGGCTGGATGTTTTTGCTCATGATGACCTTCACAGCCTTTCTGATCCGTGCTATTCGACCTTGCTTTACCCAAGCTGCTTTCCTCAAAACCAAATACTGGTCTCATTATATCGACATTGAGCGCAAAATGTTCGATGAGACCTGTAAGGAGCACGCCAAGACCTTTGCAAAGGTCTGCATCTATCAGTATTTTGAAAGCATAAGCGGAGAGATGCACAATTTACATCATCACTCCAGCAAGGATGGCAGCGACTATGAAGATGATGATAAGAGAAAGAATGATGAAGACAAGCTCCTGGGTATAAGGGTCCAGGATGACATGAATAAAGCTTTGTGGAACTGGCACACCTGCAAACCAGCCCTTGAACTGAGAAAAGAACAGGTAAATGGTGAAAACAAAGACATACTGCATGAAGAGGCCAATGGAGCAGTAAATGGGTTTCAAAACGGACACACCCATAAAGTCCAGAAAAAGGAATGGGCGGTGTATTACAGTAAAGTCTGA
- the zp3c gene encoding zona pellucida sperm-binding protein 3 isoform X1, translated as MVFMHLSILLFLFSSAYTNPLASLAEYDDTELEWESLQAELGDETDEVPAGFVPSSPMFSDRFLRSKSSAHQRAPWYRIVHFSQDPKELFMPEKGFRPVPDTVKEMLLAPPPTVVPPGGAAKSRLVGVLCHIDRMYVKVSKELFSTRDAFKDLKLGNCPVNEATSEHYYLLYLLKSDCGFERESTEDYLFISIVLHYKPTTPVMREMPFDVTLQCKYPRHFHSFNPGISIQLRRGTVYKPLRSKHAYIITPQDASGKEIGGDQTFVLGQPMYFEVKQTNTSTDQRLYINKCFMTASEDPYSEPKYTVIDNQGCMIDSKVTRHSAFIKGPLNIQKFSVSAFVFKDTAFSSSPQLYLHCEFSMGDPTPTSSLKACNYHRFTKKWKELYGHDSVCACCESSCLPPSKASGNIVSSPSWRVSFRGKDGKPEFELQPRSAIWSTSSMEDWTDHSDFLSYWE; from the exons ATGGTGTTCATGCATTTGAgcattttattatttctcttttCCTCTGCCTATACTAACCCACTGGCAAGTCTTGCAGAATATGATGACACAGAATTAGAATGGGAGAGTTTGCAGGCAGAACTGGGGGACGAGACTGATGAGGTGCCCGCAGGGTTTGTACCCAGCTCCCCTATGTTTAGTGACAGGTTCCTAAGGAGTAAATCCTCAGCACATCAGAGGGCTCCTTGGTATCGAATTGTCCATTTCTCACAGGACCCGAAAGAGTTATTCATGCCAGAAAAAGGATTTAGACCTGTCCCTGACACAGTCAAGGAAATGTTGCTTGCACCACCTCCTACTGTGGTCCCACCTGGAGGAGCAGCCAAGTCTAGGCTTGTTGGGGTCTTGTGCCATATTGACCGAATGTATGTGAAAGTAAGCAAGGAGcttttttccacaagagacgCATTCAAAGACTTGAAACTTGGTAACTGTCCGGTAAACGAAGCCACTTCTGAACATTATTACCTTCTTTACCTTTTGAAAAGTGACTGTGGATTCGAGAGAGAG AGTACTGAAGACTATTTGTTCATCAGTATTGTCCTCCACTACAAGCCAACAACACCAGTTATGCGAGAGATGCCATTTGATGTAACCTTGCAGTGCAAATACCCGAG GCATTTTCACTCCTTCAACCCTGGCATCTCTATCCAACTCAGAAGAGGCACGGTATATAAACCCCTCCGATCAAAACATGCCTATATCATCACTCCACAAGATG CATCAGGGAAGGAAATTGGTGGTGATCAAACATTTGTCCTGGGACAGCCAATGTACTTTGAggtgaaacaaacaaacacttcAACAGACCAGAGGCTTTACATCAACAAATGTTTCATGACTGCTTCAGAAGATCCTTATTCTGAACCTAAATATACAGTTATAGACAACCAAGG CTGTATGATTGATAGTAAGGTGACAAGACATTCTGCATTTATCAAAGGTCCTTTAAACATCCAAAAATTCTCAGTGAGCGCCTTCGTTTTCAAAGACACAGCCTTTTCTTCATCGCCG CAGCTATATTTGCACTGTGAATTCTCAATGGGCGATCCAACACCAACCTCGAGTTTGAAGGCTTGTAACTATCATCGATTTACGAAAAA GTGGAAGgagttgtatggtcatgacagtgTGTGTGCCTGCTGTGAATCATCCTGCTTGCCACCATCAAAAG CTTCTGGGAACATAGTCTCTAGTCCGTCTTGGAGGGTCAGCTTCAGAGGTAAGGATGGAAAGCCAGAGTTTGAGTTGCAGCCAAGATCTGCCATCTGGAGCACCTCCAGCATGGAGGACTGGACTGACCATAGTGACTTCCTTAGCTACTGGGAATGA
- the zp3c gene encoding zona pellucida sperm-binding protein 3 isoform X2, which translates to MVFMHLSILLFLFSSAYTNPLASLAEYDDTELEWESLQAELGDETDEVPAGFVPSSPMFSDRFLRSKSSAHQRAPWYRIVHFSQDPKELFMPEKGFRPVPDTVKEMLLAPPPTVVPPGGAAKSRLVGVLCHIDRMYVKVSKELFSTRDAFKDLKLGNCPVNEATSEHYYLLYLLKSDCGFERESTEDYLFISIVLHYKPTTPVMREMPFDVTLQCKYPRHFHSFNPGISIQLRRGTVYKPLRSKHAYIITPQDASGKEIGGDQTFVLGQPMYFEVKQTNTSTDQRLYINKCFMTASEDPYSEPKYTVIDNQGCMIDSKVTRHSAFIKGPLNIQKFSVSAFVFKDTAFSSSPLYLHCEFSMGDPTPTSSLKACNYHRFTKKWKELYGHDSVCACCESSCLPPSKASGNIVSSPSWRVSFRGKDGKPEFELQPRSAIWSTSSMEDWTDHSDFLSYWE; encoded by the exons ATGGTGTTCATGCATTTGAgcattttattatttctcttttCCTCTGCCTATACTAACCCACTGGCAAGTCTTGCAGAATATGATGACACAGAATTAGAATGGGAGAGTTTGCAGGCAGAACTGGGGGACGAGACTGATGAGGTGCCCGCAGGGTTTGTACCCAGCTCCCCTATGTTTAGTGACAGGTTCCTAAGGAGTAAATCCTCAGCACATCAGAGGGCTCCTTGGTATCGAATTGTCCATTTCTCACAGGACCCGAAAGAGTTATTCATGCCAGAAAAAGGATTTAGACCTGTCCCTGACACAGTCAAGGAAATGTTGCTTGCACCACCTCCTACTGTGGTCCCACCTGGAGGAGCAGCCAAGTCTAGGCTTGTTGGGGTCTTGTGCCATATTGACCGAATGTATGTGAAAGTAAGCAAGGAGcttttttccacaagagacgCATTCAAAGACTTGAAACTTGGTAACTGTCCGGTAAACGAAGCCACTTCTGAACATTATTACCTTCTTTACCTTTTGAAAAGTGACTGTGGATTCGAGAGAGAG AGTACTGAAGACTATTTGTTCATCAGTATTGTCCTCCACTACAAGCCAACAACACCAGTTATGCGAGAGATGCCATTTGATGTAACCTTGCAGTGCAAATACCCGAG GCATTTTCACTCCTTCAACCCTGGCATCTCTATCCAACTCAGAAGAGGCACGGTATATAAACCCCTCCGATCAAAACATGCCTATATCATCACTCCACAAGATG CATCAGGGAAGGAAATTGGTGGTGATCAAACATTTGTCCTGGGACAGCCAATGTACTTTGAggtgaaacaaacaaacacttcAACAGACCAGAGGCTTTACATCAACAAATGTTTCATGACTGCTTCAGAAGATCCTTATTCTGAACCTAAATATACAGTTATAGACAACCAAGG CTGTATGATTGATAGTAAGGTGACAAGACATTCTGCATTTATCAAAGGTCCTTTAAACATCCAAAAATTCTCAGTGAGCGCCTTCGTTTTCAAAGACACAGCCTTTTCTTCATCGCCG CTATATTTGCACTGTGAATTCTCAATGGGCGATCCAACACCAACCTCGAGTTTGAAGGCTTGTAACTATCATCGATTTACGAAAAA GTGGAAGgagttgtatggtcatgacagtgTGTGTGCCTGCTGTGAATCATCCTGCTTGCCACCATCAAAAG CTTCTGGGAACATAGTCTCTAGTCCGTCTTGGAGGGTCAGCTTCAGAGGTAAGGATGGAAAGCCAGAGTTTGAGTTGCAGCCAAGATCTGCCATCTGGAGCACCTCCAGCATGGAGGACTGGACTGACCATAGTGACTTCCTTAGCTACTGGGAATGA